A genomic stretch from Oscillospiraceae bacterium includes:
- the whiA gene encoding DNA-binding protein WhiA yields MSSPDLLPFSSELKKYICSLVCDSLGISGHRARKKLPECCSHMFLYAALLFAGEIATDENEPEVRSFYVRSENPAFLEAVAFLFIELYGADAQVIPTGRIGSASMKFVCLGSLQGGFEEIEKILSDFGYDAQKDNFGELSLPAPHCPTCAEWFLRGVFLACGTVLDPKKGYHLEMATPYKKRAENLALFLESLSVWAKRGQRKELYTVYIKDSEKIEDFLTLIGAPSFAMEFMQEKIEREIRNNINRINNYDNANLIKTVDYSSRVMQAIRILRESGRFYTLPDALINAALLREQNPESTLRELCDLSNPPITKSGLNHRFQKLILLAFGDNASKEK; encoded by the coding sequence ATGTCATCACCGGATTTGCTTCCGTTTTCATCCGAACTGAAAAAATATATATGCTCGCTTGTGTGCGATTCTCTTGGAATATCTGGGCACCGAGCCAGGAAAAAGTTGCCGGAATGCTGCTCACACATGTTTCTTTATGCGGCTCTGCTTTTTGCCGGTGAAATAGCAACAGACGAAAACGAACCGGAAGTCCGCTCTTTTTATGTGCGTTCTGAGAATCCCGCCTTTCTTGAGGCGGTTGCTTTCCTTTTTATTGAGCTTTACGGCGCGGATGCACAAGTGATCCCGACGGGCAGAATCGGTTCTGCTTCCATGAAGTTCGTTTGCCTTGGATCATTACAGGGTGGATTTGAGGAAATTGAAAAAATACTCTCTGATTTCGGATATGATGCGCAAAAAGATAATTTCGGCGAGCTTTCGCTTCCGGCTCCGCATTGCCCCACCTGTGCCGAATGGTTTTTGCGCGGAGTGTTTTTAGCATGCGGAACAGTTCTTGATCCGAAAAAGGGATATCACCTTGAAATGGCAACGCCTTATAAAAAACGAGCTGAAAACCTCGCTCTGTTTCTTGAGTCCCTGTCTGTTTGGGCAAAACGCGGACAACGCAAGGAGCTTTATACCGTTTATATCAAGGACAGTGAAAAAATTGAGGATTTTCTCACTCTTATCGGTGCGCCGTCGTTCGCTATGGAGTTCATGCAGGAAAAAATCGAACGAGAAATAAGAAATAACATAAATCGCATAAATAATTACGACAATGCCAATCTTATTAAAACTGTGGATTATTCTTCCCGCGTAATGCAAGCGATACGAATTCTGCGTGAATCCGGGCGATTTTACACGCTGCCCGACGCGCTGATAAATGCCGCGCTCCTTCGTGAGCAAAATCCGGAATCGACGCTTCGCGAGCTTTGCGATCTTTCAAATCCGCCGATTACAAAATCCGGTCTCAACCATCGTTTTCAAAAGCTCATATTGCTTGCGTTCGGTGATAATGCGTCAAAGGAAAAATAA